Proteins encoded by one window of Pirellulales bacterium:
- a CDS encoding type II toxin-antitoxin system ParD family antitoxin produces MPARKIELTKRWEDFVDEQVRSGRYMNAGEVLRAGLRLLEIRTNEEAEKLAILKKMTEAGFAELDQGEGLCFENLAQVLSKELSPQR; encoded by the coding sequence ATGCCCGCGAGAAAAATTGAACTTACCAAACGGTGGGAAGATTTTGTCGACGAACAAGTTCGCAGCGGCCGTTACATGAACGCTGGCGAGGTGTTGCGGGCGGGTTTGCGATTATTGGAGATACGTACAAATGAAGAAGCCGAAAAGTTGGCCATCCTTAAAAAAATGACCGAAGCCGGATTCGCGGAATTGGATCAAGGGGAGGGATTATGCTTTGAGAATTTGGCCCAAGTCCTCAGCAAGGAACTTAGCCCGCAGCGTTAG
- a CDS encoding ATP-binding cassette domain-containing protein, which produces MNLVHIDRATVVKNRCTLLDSVSLAIEPGLHTAILGPNGCGKSTLIRLLTFQDYPVWQDRDTPPVTVLGRERWDVFELRRQLGLVSADLQFRFLHDYGSAQLTGAQAVITGFFAARELFSWNAVTSEMEQAALDALARLDAGRLATKPLEWLSTGELRRVLLARALVHRPVALILDEPTTGLDYVAARHFMALVRQLTKQGVTLILVTHHFEELIPELRQLILMRGGKILAAGEPVTYATDEWYTRTFGEGP; this is translated from the coding sequence ATGAACCTCGTTCACATCGACCGCGCGACTGTTGTCAAAAATCGTTGCACGCTCCTCGATAGCGTGTCGCTGGCGATTGAGCCAGGCCTGCACACGGCGATCCTGGGTCCCAACGGCTGCGGCAAGTCCACGCTGATACGACTGCTCACGTTTCAGGATTATCCCGTGTGGCAGGACCGCGACACGCCCCCCGTGACCGTGCTGGGCCGTGAACGCTGGGATGTTTTTGAACTGCGGCGGCAGTTGGGCCTGGTCTCGGCCGATTTGCAATTTCGCTTTTTACACGACTATGGCAGCGCGCAGTTAACCGGCGCGCAGGCGGTGATAACCGGATTTTTTGCCGCGCGCGAGCTTTTTAGCTGGAACGCCGTCACGTCCGAAATGGAACAAGCCGCGCTGGATGCCCTGGCGCGGTTGGATGCGGGGCGATTGGCGACTAAGCCCTTGGAATGGCTCTCCACCGGTGAACTACGCCGGGTCTTGCTCGCCCGCGCGCTGGTGCACCGGCCGGTGGCCTTGATCCTGGACGAGCCAACGACGGGGCTGGATTATGTGGCCGCGCGGCATTTTATGGCTTTGGTTCGGCAACTTACCAAACAGGGGGTGACGCTAATCCTGGTGACGCACCATTTTGAAGAGCTTATCCCCGAACTGCGGCAGTTGATCCTGATGCGCGGGGGAAAAATCCTGGCTGCCGGGGAACCGGTGACTTATGCCACGGACGAGTGGTACACGCGGACGTTTGGGGAAGGGCCGTAA
- a CDS encoding KilA-N domain-containing protein, translated as MTKFNQLTVLNHPVGVKQVLDHDYIRLTDIARFKDAAETDDLIRNWLRNRNTLEFLGLWEKLNNPQFNSIEFDGIKSQSGLNSFTLTPNNGSTAQGP; from the coding sequence ATGACTAAGTTTAATCAATTGACCGTTCTGAATCATCCCGTGGGCGTGAAACAAGTCCTCGACCATGATTACATCCGTCTGACCGATATTGCGCGGTTTAAGGATGCGGCGGAAACTGACGATCTCATACGTAATTGGCTGAGAAATCGCAATACCTTGGAATTCCTAGGCCTATGGGAAAAGCTCAATAATCCCCAGTTTAATTCCATCGAATTCGATGGGATTAAAAGTCAGTCTGGACTGAATAGCTTCACTTTGACACCAAACAATGGCTCGACCGCACAGGGGCCATAG
- a CDS encoding cytochrome c: MPTETLVTRESSAASPSSQTFPKAASQVISYDVSAKTADTRKLEPRFTSPAQRGLWLLLNKAFLPPDFDQETFDRLWETWEEPLRGQAERATPAERRRLAFARYGLTERPPEMLFGQTPHKDDQPLPLQYVVSQDGQWSMNCLACHQGTVAGQVIPGAPNNAYNMQTLYEDVRNTKLKLGKKLSHMDLGSAFVPLSTSRGTTNAVMFGVVLLNYRQPDLTVDKLRPRPALTNHDHDPPAWWQLHRKSHLYIDGFAPKGHRALMQFLLVEQNGPAQFTQWERDFMDVLAWLESLRPPKYPQAIDPVLATSGEKLFTQHCAKCHGTYGQNPQWPAREVPQKVVGTDPTRLLGLTAGQRAHYASSWFAEFKHSSPVSSPPVTTFGGAARALSGRPPAANVTVNLTKTEPHGYIAPPLDGVWASAPYFHNGSVPTLWQVLTPDQRPAIWQRKLTTELTTPATDLSKQATPPGTPVYDWRQLGLAHEVLDSVPPDVGPASRREFYDTTQKGKSNAGHDFAARLSEPARRALLEYLKTL; this comes from the coding sequence TTGCCAACAGAAACATTGGTCACGCGGGAATCATCCGCTGCTTCTCCATCGAGCCAAACTTTTCCTAAAGCGGCCAGTCAGGTGATTTCCTATGATGTTTCCGCTAAAACCGCGGACACCCGTAAATTGGAACCACGGTTCACTTCCCCCGCCCAGCGGGGCCTGTGGCTATTGCTAAATAAGGCATTTTTGCCGCCCGATTTTGACCAAGAGACGTTTGACCGGCTGTGGGAAACCTGGGAGGAACCGCTGCGCGGCCAGGCGGAACGGGCCACTCCTGCCGAGCGGAGGCGATTGGCCTTTGCCCGCTATGGCCTGACGGAACGTCCTCCCGAGATGCTCTTTGGCCAAACACCGCATAAGGACGATCAGCCGCTGCCCCTGCAGTATGTAGTGAGCCAGGATGGCCAATGGTCGATGAATTGTCTGGCGTGCCACCAAGGGACCGTGGCGGGCCAGGTCATTCCCGGCGCGCCGAATAACGCTTACAACATGCAAACTTTATACGAGGATGTGCGCAATACAAAATTAAAGTTAGGAAAAAAACTATCGCATATGGACCTGGGTTCGGCGTTTGTCCCTCTTAGCACCAGCCGCGGCACGACCAACGCCGTCATGTTTGGCGTGGTGCTTTTGAACTATCGCCAACCGGATTTGACCGTGGACAAACTGCGCCCAAGGCCCGCCCTTACCAATCATGACCATGACCCGCCGGCCTGGTGGCAGCTGCACCGCAAGTCGCACCTCTACATAGACGGCTTTGCCCCCAAGGGGCACCGCGCGCTCATGCAGTTTCTTTTAGTCGAACAAAATGGTCCGGCACAATTCACCCAGTGGGAGCGGGATTTTATGGACGTGCTGGCTTGGCTAGAGTCTTTACGCCCGCCAAAATACCCCCAAGCCATCGACCCCGTTTTAGCCACGAGTGGTGAAAAACTATTTACCCAGCACTGCGCTAAATGCCACGGAACCTATGGGCAAAATCCCCAATGGCCCGCGCGGGAAGTCCCTCAAAAAGTGGTGGGCACTGATCCCACTCGGCTGTTGGGTCTGACCGCGGGTCAGCGTGCCCATTATGCCTCGAGCTGGTTCGCCGAATTCAAGCATTCTTCCCCTGTGTCTTCCCCCCCGGTGACAACCTTTGGCGGGGCGGCGCGGGCGCTTTCGGGGCGTCCGCCCGCGGCCAACGTCACCGTTAATCTCACAAAAACCGAACCTCACGGATATATTGCCCCGCCGTTGGATGGGGTCTGGGCCTCAGCGCCATATTTTCATAACGGATCCGTTCCGACATTATGGCAAGTTTTGACCCCAGACCAGCGACCCGCAATCTGGCAGCGTAAACTGACCACTGAATTAACGACGCCAGCGACGGATTTAAGCAAGCAGGCAACACCACCGGGCACCCCCGTCTATGATTGGCGGCAGTTGGGCCTTGCGCATGAAGTTCTTGACAGCGTGCCCCCGGATGTGGGTCCCGCGTCTCGACGGGAATTTTACGATACAACGCAAAAAGGCAAATCCAACGCGGGTCATGATTTTGCCGCGCGACTGAGCGAGCCTGCCCGGCGAGCCTTGCTGGAATACTTAAAGACGTTATAG
- a CDS encoding glycosyltransferase, which yields MPLAKSTGRFEGSFPRTALRRSTSSASIKNTSRGERRAGFAASPQHKTVLVVPCYDEALRLDLGRIRQFLSRRTGLELLFVNDGSTDATGTMLDELVREFPRQLRVLHLNQNSGKAEAVRQGMLALLEGTNAPEFVGFLDADFATVPESLVPFRDLLATRDDLQGVIGVRLRLAGHRIKREVHRHWLSRIFARLASATIGVRFTDTQCGAKLFRASPELRTALHRPFLSRWIFDVELLSRLASQFAKSGQPGLDWSIYEYPLDAWSEIGGSKLRWRDYGRAIWDLAQIWWENTWNTSFYTARNSPRDAEINPASENLQGSSNVSWENTPPDSESQAAPSANNTEESVPRGTVPVQVLLPTPSYDEESLVEETLADTQGFDESATVADLLTPALRERPEREELAAAEEALEEEWDNPKQESSASSVHKPDWQQAADRHRQRHERRKNKKNRRAA from the coding sequence ATGCCACTCGCCAAATCGACCGGACGTTTTGAGGGGAGTTTCCCGCGAACGGCCCTTCGCCGATCCACCTCGTCGGCCAGCATTAAAAATACTTCCCGCGGGGAACGCCGCGCGGGTTTTGCCGCTTCTCCACAACATAAAACCGTACTGGTTGTTCCATGTTATGACGAGGCATTGCGGCTGGATCTGGGCCGCATTCGGCAGTTCCTAAGTCGTCGCACGGGACTGGAACTCTTGTTTGTCAATGATGGCAGCACCGACGCCACTGGAACAATGCTGGATGAGTTGGTTCGGGAGTTTCCCCGTCAGTTGCGCGTGTTGCATTTAAATCAAAATAGCGGCAAGGCCGAAGCCGTCCGCCAAGGCATGCTGGCGCTCCTCGAAGGAACCAACGCCCCCGAATTCGTGGGCTTTTTAGATGCCGACTTTGCCACGGTCCCCGAATCGCTCGTGCCGTTTCGCGATTTACTGGCCACGCGCGACGACCTGCAAGGAGTCATTGGCGTTCGCTTGCGGTTGGCCGGGCATCGCATCAAGCGCGAAGTTCACCGTCACTGGCTGAGCCGGATTTTTGCCCGGCTGGCCTCGGCCACGATCGGTGTGCGCTTTACCGACACCCAGTGCGGCGCCAAGCTGTTCCGCGCCTCGCCCGAACTGCGCACGGCGCTGCACCGGCCATTTCTATCCCGTTGGATTTTTGATGTGGAGTTGCTCAGCCGCCTGGCTAGCCAATTTGCCAAAAGCGGCCAACCAGGCCTGGACTGGTCCATTTATGAATATCCTCTGGATGCCTGGAGTGAAATCGGCGGATCAAAGCTGCGCTGGCGGGACTATGGCCGGGCAATATGGGACCTGGCCCAGATTTGGTGGGAAAATACCTGGAATACGTCGTTTTATACGGCGCGCAATTCTCCGCGCGATGCGGAAATCAACCCCGCGTCAGAGAACCTGCAAGGATCCTCCAATGTGTCGTGGGAAAACACTCCGCCCGACAGTGAATCGCAAGCCGCCCCTTCCGCAAACAATACTGAAGAATCCGTGCCGCGCGGCACAGTGCCTGTTCAAGTCCTGCTTCCCACCCCAAGTTACGACGAGGAATCCCTGGTGGAAGAAACCCTGGCCGACACGCAGGGCTTTGACGAAAGCGCCACCGTGGCGGATTTACTAACTCCCGCGTTGCGGGAACGGCCCGAACGAGAGGAACTGGCCGCCGCGGAAGAAGCCCTGGAAGAAGAATGGGACAACCCAAAGCAAGAATCGTCGGCGTCTAGCGTCCATAAACCCGATTGGCAACAAGCGGCCGATCGTCATCGCCAGCGGCATGAACGCCGCAAGAACAAAAAGAACCGCCGCGCGGCGTAA
- the mgtE gene encoding magnesium transporter, whose amino-acid sequence MANPILLPELRLMLAENDDQGLTEVTNELHPATVADFTEGLSVEDVWRVLAHAPLAVQADIFSYYSNSKQEELVHEGGRRHMSALLEEMAPDNRVDLLKRLEPSVVEELLPLVAKAERQDIRTLLSFPESSAGALMTTEYASVPAEITAGEAIARLRLQAPNNEMIYYIYVLGPDRHLLGFVSLKTLILAKPSTLVSEIMETDVVSVRVTDDQETVAQKMARYDFLAIPVVDDSGRLVGIVTHDDVIDVVVEEATEDAHRMGAMVPLAAGYLDTPFRELWLKRFTWLSCLFLTGMLTFSVMAYFDDILKKSIVLSLFLPLILATGGNSGSQAATLITRALALGEIEPRTWWRVLKHELLMGLALGGALGVLGLIRGYLVGDTILDTTNRYTLSIVIAVTVSLICVWGTIVGSMLPLVMRRFGADPALASSPFVATLVDVTGITIYFLVASAVIGL is encoded by the coding sequence ATGGCCAATCCGATTTTGCTTCCCGAATTACGACTGATGCTGGCCGAAAACGATGATCAAGGCTTGACCGAGGTCACGAACGAGCTGCACCCCGCCACGGTGGCCGACTTTACCGAGGGACTTTCCGTGGAGGATGTCTGGCGGGTTCTTGCCCATGCTCCGCTGGCCGTTCAGGCCGACATTTTTTCATATTATTCCAATAGCAAGCAGGAAGAATTGGTGCATGAGGGGGGGCGGCGGCATATGTCGGCGTTGTTAGAGGAAATGGCCCCGGACAACCGGGTGGATTTGCTCAAACGGTTGGAACCAAGCGTGGTGGAGGAATTGCTGCCGTTGGTGGCCAAGGCCGAGCGGCAGGATATTCGCACGCTGTTGTCCTTTCCCGAATCGAGCGCCGGCGCGCTTATGACGACCGAGTATGCCAGCGTCCCTGCCGAAATCACCGCCGGCGAGGCCATCGCCCGGTTGCGCTTGCAGGCCCCCAACAATGAGATGATCTATTACATTTACGTGTTGGGGCCGGACCGGCACTTGCTGGGATTTGTCTCGCTCAAAACGTTGATCCTGGCCAAACCCTCCACATTGGTCAGCGAGATCATGGAAACCGACGTGGTCTCGGTCCGGGTCACGGATGATCAAGAGACCGTCGCGCAAAAGATGGCCCGGTATGACTTTTTGGCGATTCCCGTGGTGGATGATTCCGGACGCTTGGTGGGGATTGTCACGCATGACGATGTGATTGACGTTGTGGTGGAAGAAGCGACCGAGGACGCGCACCGCATGGGGGCGATGGTGCCCCTGGCCGCGGGGTACCTCGACACGCCGTTTCGAGAGTTATGGCTTAAACGCTTTACCTGGCTCTCATGCCTCTTCCTGACCGGCATGCTCACATTTAGCGTCATGGCCTATTTTGACGACATATTGAAAAAGTCCATCGTGCTAAGTCTGTTCCTGCCCTTGATCCTAGCCACGGGGGGAAACAGCGGTTCCCAAGCGGCAACCCTGATCACCCGCGCGCTGGCCCTGGGCGAGATTGAACCACGGACCTGGTGGCGGGTTCTGAAGCATGAGTTGCTCATGGGACTGGCCCTGGGGGGAGCGCTGGGCGTGCTGGGACTGATCCGGGGGTATTTGGTGGGGGACACGATTCTGGACACCACCAACCGTTACACGTTAAGCATCGTGATCGCGGTGACGGTGTCGCTCATTTGCGTGTGGGGAACGATCGTCGGGTCGATGCTCCCCCTGGTCATGCGGCGCTTTGGGGCCGACCCGGCCCTGGCCAGCAGCCCCTTTGTGGCGACACTGGTCGACGTGACGGGGATCACAATCTACTTTTTGGTGGCCAGCGCGGTGATCGGGTTGTAG
- the aroF gene encoding 3-deoxy-7-phosphoheptulonate synthase — MIVVMKKEASPAEVQHIVSKVEHLGLKSHVIIGAERTVVAVVGDDRKTHKESLEICTGVAEVMPILAPYKIASREVKKDPTVVKVRDLVIGGGTVGVIAGPCSVEGTEQIVATAKAVKAAGAKGLRGGAFKPRTSPYSFQGLKKEGLQMLAAAREATGLAIVTEVVASEDVPLVCEYADVLQIGARNMQNYRLLEAVGDTRTPVLLKRGPSATIEELLLAAEYILNGGNTQVMLCERGIRTFEAHTRFTLPLATVPYLQAKTHLPVVVDPSHGTGHTYLVPAMTAASVAAGADGIILEVHPDPENAKSDGYQTLNIAQFEQVMATCRKIAGALGKTV, encoded by the coding sequence GTGATTGTCGTCATGAAAAAAGAAGCCAGCCCCGCCGAAGTCCAGCATATCGTGAGCAAAGTCGAGCACCTGGGCCTCAAGTCGCATGTCATTATCGGGGCGGAACGGACCGTCGTGGCCGTGGTCGGCGATGACCGCAAGACCCATAAGGAATCGCTGGAAATTTGCACCGGAGTCGCCGAAGTCATGCCCATCCTCGCCCCGTATAAAATCGCCTCGCGCGAGGTCAAGAAGGATCCAACCGTGGTCAAGGTGCGCGACCTGGTTATTGGGGGGGGGACCGTGGGCGTGATCGCGGGGCCTTGCTCGGTGGAAGGCACCGAGCAAATCGTGGCCACGGCCAAAGCGGTCAAAGCGGCCGGGGCCAAAGGATTGCGCGGCGGAGCATTTAAACCCCGCACCAGCCCCTATAGCTTTCAAGGGCTTAAAAAGGAGGGTTTGCAAATGTTGGCCGCCGCGCGGGAGGCGACCGGCCTGGCAATTGTCACTGAGGTGGTTGCCAGCGAGGATGTGCCGCTGGTCTGCGAATATGCCGACGTGCTGCAAATCGGCGCGCGAAACATGCAAAATTATCGCCTACTTGAGGCGGTGGGGGACACCCGCACACCGGTTTTGCTCAAACGCGGCCCCAGCGCAACCATCGAGGAGTTGCTCTTGGCGGCGGAATACATTCTGAATGGTGGAAACACCCAAGTCATGCTGTGCGAACGCGGCATCCGCACGTTTGAGGCGCACACGCGGTTCACGCTGCCACTGGCGACGGTGCCGTATTTACAGGCTAAGACACACTTGCCGGTGGTGGTCGATCCTAGCCACGGGACGGGGCACACGTACTTGGTTCCCGCCATGACGGCGGCCAGCGTGGCGGCGGGCGCGGATGGCATCATTTTGGAGGTCCACCCCGACCCGGAAAACGCCAAAAGTGACGGCTACCAGACGCTAAACATCGCGCAGTTTGAGCAAGTCATGGCCACCTGCCGCAAGATCGCGGGGGCGCTGGGTAAGACGGTTTAA
- a CDS encoding transposase: MKDPIGYFMMWGTYGTWLPGDERGWVDYRHGWQLLNSVLEIEAQSRMTETACFLSVTQRTLVEEQIRETCDFREWKMFAVNCRSNHIHVVVSALHVDPKKIRNDLKAWSTRKLKEASLDKRDKWWNERGCTRYIYDEDNLAIAIEYTMKAQDRKGREQKEFRC; the protein is encoded by the coding sequence ATGAAAGACCCCATAGGCTATTTTATGATGTGGGGGACCTATGGGACGTGGCTTCCTGGTGATGAGAGAGGATGGGTGGATTATCGGCATGGATGGCAACTCCTTAACTCCGTCTTAGAAATAGAAGCCCAATCCAGAATGACCGAAACAGCATGTTTCTTGAGTGTGACTCAACGAACCTTAGTTGAAGAGCAAATTCGTGAAACATGTGATTTTAGAGAATGGAAAATGTTCGCGGTAAATTGTCGGTCAAATCATATCCATGTAGTTGTATCCGCTCTCCATGTTGATCCCAAGAAAATCCGAAATGATTTGAAAGCCTGGTCTACTCGCAAGTTGAAGGAAGCGTCATTAGATAAGCGTGATAAATGGTGGAATGAGCGAGGGTGCACACGATATATCTACGATGAAGACAATTTGGCGATAGCTATCGAATACACCATGAAAGCCCAGGACCGAAAAGGGAGAGAGCAAAAAGAGTTCCGTTGCTAA